The Bacteroidota bacterium genome contains a region encoding:
- a CDS encoding NAD-dependent epimerase/dehydratase family protein yields the protein MKVLLTGADGFLGSNITRELLLQGYEVRAFHTPNRQTITLENLPIERYEGDLLNTADIEKAVEGCDVIIHAAASTSVWPTRNPNSWKINVEGTQRIIDAAIKFKISRLIYVGTANSFGYGTKESPGNETKPYLCSKYNLDYMDSKYSAQQLILNAVREKKLPAIVVNPCFMFGPYDSHPGPGAMIVSVCKNEIPGFTTGGRNYAYVKDVAQAVVNALKMGRIGECYILGNSNLSYHEIFDIISTRTHSKRIGLKIPSVFAKFYGLLNSAYGSISGHQPKVSYPLAQIACDCHYYDSSKAMRELHLKQSEIGDAVQESYDWMKDNGRL from the coding sequence ATGAAAGTATTATTAACCGGTGCCGATGGATTTTTAGGCAGTAACATCACACGCGAATTGCTTTTGCAGGGATATGAAGTGAGAGCTTTTCATACTCCCAATCGTCAAACAATTACCTTGGAAAACTTACCGATAGAGCGCTATGAAGGTGATTTGCTTAATACGGCAGACATCGAAAAGGCGGTTGAAGGATGTGATGTTATTATTCATGCCGCTGCCAGTACCAGTGTATGGCCTACTCGTAATCCAAATTCTTGGAAAATAAATGTTGAAGGCACTCAACGAATTATTGATGCCGCCATAAAGTTTAAAATTAGCAGATTAATATATGTGGGAACTGCTAATTCGTTTGGTTATGGAACAAAAGAAAGTCCGGGTAACGAAACAAAACCTTACTTGTGTTCGAAGTATAATTTGGATTATATGGATTCGAAATATAGTGCGCAACAACTTATTTTGAATGCGGTTCGGGAGAAGAAGCTACCTGCCATAGTTGTAAACCCATGTTTTATGTTTGGCCCGTATGACTCTCATCCGGGGCCCGGTGCCATGATTGTTTCGGTGTGCAAAAACGAAATTCCCGGTTTTACGACCGGTGGTAGGAATTACGCTTATGTAAAAGATGTGGCGCAAGCTGTTGTAAACGCTTTAAAAATGGGGAGAATAGGTGAGTGTTACATTCTTGGAAATTCGAATCTGTCCTATCACGAAATCTTTGATATTATTTCTACTCGAACACATTCCAAAAGAATTGGCTTAAAAATTCCATCTGTTTTTGCAAAGTTTTACGGACTTTTAAATTCTGCTTATGGATCAATTTCAGGACATCAACCCAAAGTGAGTTATCCGCTTGCACAAATTGCTTGTGATTGCCATTACTATGATTCTTCAAAAGCCATGCGAGAGCTGCATCTTAAGCAAAGCGAAATAGGTGATGCGGTGCAGGAATCTTATGATTGGATGAAGGATAATGGAAGGTTGTAA
- a CDS encoding PD40 domain-containing protein, translating to MRLKTIRSIAWLSFVLVILGQVVFAQNTSEEDVKKQAQKYFEAGDFTSALPLYSQLLSFYAKDPVYNYRYGVCALEAGNDREKPIAYLEFASKNSTIDNNVYFYLGKAYHLNYRFSSALNAYNTYKIKATKIDQDKFQVVRQLEMCRNGMELLKNISDLTVMDKKELALTDYFRAYDLSNIGLKLLVKPDDFKTSLDKKKNEESVVVLNPNKSEIYFSSYGENDRNGKDIYKVRRMDNGDWSNPIRLENSINTAFDEDFPFMSNDGTTLYFCSKGHNSMGGYDVFKSTYNPANATWGAPVNMDFAINTPDDDILYISDDVNKVAYFSSRRSSGQGNINVYKIVVGPKPPSIALISGVFSTIDENTHPEATITVRNSDTKAIIGVYKSDPKTGNYSIPLPSSGKYIFNVESEVSAMKTEIVEVPEKKDLGTLQQKISIKNDKLIVENVFEDAAINEANLMALLKAKAKLDVNFVAEATPAVVEQPKTSNLSNQDLVNIAYQDAKDTRAEANQMQLKADQAYAVSKSKMDVSKSKLNSAEVIEKSAQSLSSTQEKAMEMDKVNQMRREAKMNTLQAYAIYSIAKNLEEDAKAKNAEADVALNYAKELDNAIQINSKESIERLTAQKAAIPETNSSKSASDAAAGDLIEQADNKQQEADAAQSRSKIVLTEMLDIDLRAETLTKDRAAAADEKSAQEINNQLEDLKLQKAEKQKQLEQNYALANQLQQEANDLKSQSEFVASAMNDLKSGTNTLPVPSAQEKIMLGNELAVDLGRANTIAKAEPVLKPNNSDINDNAADAFITTEIGKSPVTAENFNSKMAQANKISDPIKREEQKNVVRKQMNSNWEKDIASLKTQQANSKDKNERANMQSRITELENLKAMNSPTPEIALTTAAEKKEEMSMNAAAKKDTSALAVTTQSNDVNEVGNTATNASNQNTSAKNPNSTISSNQTAEPSAEAKTTSADSTNAKTNLTTKEATTLAENSSVTGAANANPTANAETKSDTITSKPVNPNATLANQTATVNQATKTENVAGSENRIDSSGLASNTVKSNEQNQNSSSQKLDSASTSALALNTNTAANDAAPVETSKSGSGTAATNDAQVVNVDKLEEDYDQQYAKVNQITDGAQKSSEMQKLSASWVKSTDEKIASVTAQQATAKNSEDIASLNATLKDLQDLKLKISAVAPSETLAAVNKPTTIASESTPIVKPVNTTSSDNTLAGAALKSNNETKGVYENDFVTEQAKVQARKAERLTAEAAQLKVEEDSLTKVLVTTSDSASKQKVQEQLASTQRGMYVKRIDALKAYSVANNVEFNDNTTQLKRVSESTKSVDNDNVSRAEMLVAEAAYYYNEASIKSELNKSVTDAAVKELEMKKIVELEKTAIEKQRRALTTYGVQPEAYASTQANPIAAATPLNTSTSNGNVNNDETAIEKINPVSSTTPVNTLPQLTASKSSNSDSSVSAKTNTVDQAETARVAKDTTKTQTSSSTLLAQNSSEPSEEMKEERTRAFVYPTDTMVSTIKLDKVEFDSIVSSPYYNYYNGLLVAATENLQQASFYTSRAEKLKVQATNDSLRAEEFIIKASQATDTIQMQNYIGKAAEATFVSNQNKQLSDSSMRAAKGLNMASIQNKGAAAKYIARLSEADKDKLVAVMNNKKPTKEPRTSVTLASTQTAKEIKQDVPKDALVGIPVNSNTEKSNGVAETPASDLAVTTEKQTAQKEVPAEKLIVNNQDLVTPEQSSSTSQLANVVNERNELIREAVFTKVNKAIYSKNNPIPINTTLPSGIIFKVQIGAFRNPIPQDLFKGFDPISGETSATGITRYTAGYFKNFEAANGAKREINTIGYKDAFVVAFCNGKRISIPEATAMIRDGKTCANEFIADAGPLVKAPINTVQDNNAAKKEEPVAESTTLAGNALRNEQLNNEENSAATQQQTTTPIQEVKSTETASSQSNPVQVEEIPSGPVAPSVSFEEVKGLVYTVQVGVYSKPILANQLFNIQPLYFERTPNGLYRYTSGIFDNLEIATQAKANIVGIGVKDAFVTTYFNGARIPVEQAKKMEAEQGKAVFATSSNLNKMPETNSNAKITGLNTAVPTIKIEKQNATANPTQGKIALPVEGLKNQANNDIVFKVQIGVFRSEVPLEIAAIFLKLSSRGIDHYQTSDSLTIYTIGNLRDINSANSLKDEVIQEGLPDAFVVAFKAGNKMKIEDAIKEVNRK from the coding sequence CCTGACGACTTTAAAACCAGTTTGGATAAAAAGAAAAATGAGGAATCGGTTGTGGTATTGAATCCGAATAAATCTGAAATTTATTTTTCGAGCTATGGCGAGAATGATAGGAACGGAAAAGATATTTATAAAGTGCGAAGAATGGATAACGGGGATTGGAGCAATCCAATTCGACTTGAAAATAGCATCAACACTGCATTTGATGAAGATTTTCCTTTTATGAGTAACGATGGAACTACCCTGTATTTTTGTTCAAAAGGACACAATTCAATGGGAGGCTACGATGTTTTTAAATCGACATATAACCCGGCCAATGCAACTTGGGGAGCACCTGTTAATATGGATTTTGCCATTAATACTCCGGATGATGACATCTTGTATATTTCGGATGATGTAAATAAAGTCGCCTATTTTTCGTCGCGAAGATCGAGTGGACAAGGAAATATTAATGTGTATAAAATTGTGGTGGGGCCCAAACCGCCTTCTATTGCTTTAATCTCCGGTGTCTTTTCAACTATTGACGAGAATACACATCCTGAGGCAACTATTACGGTTCGTAATAGTGATACTAAAGCAATTATTGGGGTTTATAAATCTGATCCTAAAACCGGTAATTACAGTATTCCATTGCCGTCGAGCGGGAAGTATATTTTTAATGTTGAGAGTGAAGTTTCAGCTATGAAAACTGAAATTGTAGAAGTTCCCGAGAAGAAAGATTTAGGAACCTTGCAACAAAAAATTAGTATTAAAAACGATAAATTAATTGTTGAAAATGTATTTGAAGATGCGGCAATTAATGAAGCTAATTTGATGGCACTCTTAAAAGCTAAGGCAAAACTGGATGTTAATTTTGTTGCAGAAGCTACCCCAGCTGTTGTGGAGCAACCCAAAACAAGCAACCTCAGCAATCAGGATTTAGTGAATATTGCTTATCAAGATGCAAAGGATACAAGAGCTGAGGCGAATCAAATGCAGCTAAAGGCTGATCAGGCTTATGCTGTTTCTAAATCTAAAATGGATGTTTCAAAATCTAAACTGAATTCGGCTGAAGTTATTGAAAAAAGCGCACAAAGTTTGAGCAGCACTCAAGAGAAAGCCATGGAAATGGACAAGGTAAATCAAATGAGGAGAGAGGCTAAGATGAATACGCTTCAGGCGTATGCGATTTACTCGATTGCCAAAAACTTGGAAGAAGATGCTAAAGCAAAGAATGCAGAAGCGGATGTAGCACTTAATTATGCTAAAGAACTGGATAATGCAATTCAAATTAATTCAAAAGAATCGATTGAGCGTTTGACTGCGCAGAAAGCAGCAATACCTGAAACTAACAGTTCCAAAAGTGCATCGGATGCTGCCGCAGGAGATTTGATTGAACAAGCAGATAACAAACAGCAAGAAGCTGACGCTGCGCAATCACGCTCCAAGATTGTGTTAACTGAAATGCTTGACATTGACTTACGCGCTGAGACATTAACCAAAGACAGAGCAGCAGCAGCAGATGAAAAATCGGCTCAAGAAATTAATAATCAATTAGAGGATTTAAAATTGCAAAAGGCTGAAAAGCAAAAGCAGTTGGAGCAGAATTATGCTTTAGCAAATCAATTGCAGCAAGAGGCGAACGATTTAAAGAGCCAATCGGAGTTTGTTGCTTCTGCAATGAATGATTTAAAATCAGGCACAAATACTTTACCCGTGCCAAGTGCGCAGGAAAAAATCATGCTTGGAAATGAATTGGCTGTCGACTTAGGAAGAGCTAATACGATTGCAAAGGCTGAACCGGTATTAAAACCAAACAACAGCGATATTAATGATAATGCAGCAGATGCATTTATTACAACTGAAATTGGAAAATCTCCGGTAACGGCTGAGAATTTTAATTCTAAAATGGCTCAAGCCAATAAAATTTCAGATCCAATAAAGCGTGAGGAACAAAAAAATGTGGTGCGAAAGCAAATGAATTCAAATTGGGAAAAAGACATCGCAAGTTTGAAAACCCAACAAGCCAATTCGAAGGATAAAAATGAGAGAGCCAATATGCAATCGCGCATAACGGAATTGGAAAACTTAAAGGCCATGAATTCACCAACTCCTGAAATTGCACTTACTACAGCGGCAGAGAAAAAGGAAGAAATGTCAATGAATGCTGCAGCAAAAAAGGACACTTCTGCCTTAGCTGTTACAACACAATCTAATGATGTAAACGAAGTTGGAAATACTGCAACTAATGCATCCAATCAAAACACAAGTGCTAAAAACCCTAATAGTACTATAAGCTCCAATCAAACAGCCGAGCCTTCTGCGGAAGCAAAAACTACAAGTGCTGATTCTACAAATGCAAAGACTAATTTGACTACTAAAGAAGCAACAACTTTAGCTGAAAATTCAAGCGTTACCGGAGCTGCTAACGCAAATCCAACTGCTAATGCAGAAACTAAATCAGATACAATCACATCAAAACCTGTGAACCCAAATGCAACACTTGCTAATCAAACAGCAACTGTTAATCAAGCAACAAAAACTGAAAATGTAGCCGGCAGTGAAAATAGAATTGATTCTTCGGGACTTGCTTCAAATACAGTTAAATCAAATGAGCAAAACCAAAATAGTAGTTCACAAAAATTGGACAGTGCAAGCACATCTGCCTTAGCTTTAAATACCAATACTGCTGCAAATGACGCGGCACCGGTAGAAACTTCAAAGTCTGGTTCAGGAACAGCTGCCACAAATGATGCACAAGTTGTAAATGTTGATAAATTGGAGGAAGACTATGATCAGCAGTATGCAAAGGTGAATCAAATTACGGATGGCGCCCAAAAATCGAGTGAAATGCAAAAACTATCTGCATCATGGGTGAAATCAACGGATGAGAAAATTGCAAGTGTTACAGCACAACAAGCAACTGCAAAAAACAGCGAGGATATAGCTTCATTGAATGCCACCCTTAAGGATTTGCAAGATTTAAAATTAAAGATTTCGGCAGTGGCTCCATCAGAAACACTTGCAGCTGTAAACAAACCAACAACTATTGCAAGTGAATCAACTCCCATTGTAAAGCCTGTAAATACAACAAGTTCTGATAATACATTGGCAGGAGCTGCTTTGAAAAGCAATAATGAAACTAAGGGAGTGTATGAAAATGATTTTGTAACAGAGCAAGCTAAAGTGCAAGCGCGCAAAGCAGAGCGACTTACTGCAGAAGCAGCACAATTGAAGGTGGAGGAAGATTCGCTTACAAAAGTGTTGGTGACAACTTCTGACTCTGCATCAAAACAAAAAGTGCAAGAACAATTGGCCAGCACGCAAAGGGGCATGTATGTAAAGCGAATAGATGCATTAAAAGCATATTCAGTTGCCAACAATGTTGAATTCAATGACAATACCACACAGCTTAAAAGAGTGAGCGAAAGCACAAAAAGTGTTGATAACGATAATGTTTCTAGAGCTGAAATGTTAGTTGCTGAAGCGGCTTATTATTACAACGAAGCTTCCATAAAAAGTGAACTCAATAAGTCAGTTACCGATGCTGCAGTAAAGGAATTGGAAATGAAAAAAATTGTGGAGCTTGAAAAAACTGCAATTGAAAAACAACGCAGAGCACTTACTACTTATGGAGTTCAGCCGGAGGCATATGCATCCACACAAGCCAATCCGATTGCTGCAGCAACTCCATTAAACACCTCAACAAGCAATGGCAATGTGAACAATGATGAAACTGCAATAGAAAAAATAAACCCTGTTTCGAGTACTACACCTGTTAATACTTTACCACAGTTAACAGCTTCTAAATCTTCAAATTCAGATAGTAGCGTTTCAGCGAAAACGAATACTGTAGATCAAGCCGAAACAGCTCGTGTTGCGAAGGATACAACTAAAACTCAAACGAGCTCATCGACGCTGCTAGCTCAGAATTCATCCGAACCGAGTGAGGAAATGAAAGAGGAACGCACGCGGGCATTTGTTTATCCTACCGATACAATGGTAAGTACAATTAAATTGGATAAAGTAGAATTTGATAGTATTGTAAGTTCACCCTATTATAATTACTACAATGGCTTGTTGGTAGCAGCGACCGAGAATTTGCAACAGGCATCTTTTTACACCAGCAGGGCCGAAAAACTGAAAGTTCAGGCTACTAATGATTCATTGCGTGCTGAAGAGTTTATTATTAAAGCATCTCAAGCGACGGACACTATTCAAATGCAAAATTATATTGGAAAGGCAGCTGAGGCTACTTTTGTATCTAATCAAAATAAGCAATTATCTGACTCCAGCATGCGCGCTGCAAAGGGCTTGAATATGGCCTCCATACAAAATAAGGGTGCTGCCGCAAAATACATTGCACGCTTGAGTGAAGCTGACAAAGACAAACTCGTTGCTGTGATGAACAATAAAAAGCCTACCAAGGAGCCAAGAACTTCTGTAACGCTTGCATCAACTCAAACTGCAAAAGAAATCAAGCAGGATGTTCCTAAAGATGCACTAGTGGGCATTCCGGTAAATAGTAACACAGAGAAATCGAATGGCGTTGCAGAAACTCCTGCTTCAGACTTAGCTGTTACAACTGAAAAACAAACTGCGCAAAAAGAGGTTCCTGCGGAAAAACTTATTGTAAACAATCAGGATTTGGTAACACCCGAGCAAAGTTCATCAACTTCGCAATTAGCCAATGTTGTGAATGAGCGCAATGAATTAATTCGGGAAGCAGTTTTTACGAAAGTGAATAAAGCTATTTATAGTAAGAATAATCCTATTCCAATTAATACAACATTGCCATCCGGAATTATATTTAAGGTGCAAATTGGTGCTTTTAGGAATCCAATTCCACAAGATTTATTTAAAGGTTTTGATCCTATTAGCGGTGAAACTTCGGCTACCGGAATCACTCGATATACTGCAGGATATTTCAAAAATTTTGAAGCTGCGAATGGAGCAAAAAGAGAAATTAACACCATTGGATATAAGGATGCATTTGTGGTTGCTTTTTGCAATGGTAAGCGTATTTCGATTCCTGAAGCAACTGCTATGATTCGTGATGGTAAAACCTGTGCGAATGAATTTATAGCTGATGCAGGTCCTCTAGTAAAAGCACCTATTAATACTGTTCAGGATAACAATGCAGCAAAAAAGGAGGAACCTGTAGCTGAATCCACCACCCTTGCAGGAAATGCATTGCGCAATGAGCAGTTGAATAACGAAGAAAATAGCGCGGCAACTCAACAACAAACAACTACTCCGATTCAGGAGGTGAAATCAACTGAAACTGCATCCAGTCAGTCAAATCCGGTGCAAGTTGAAGAAATTCCAAGTGGTCCTGTTGCACCATCGGTAAGTTTTGAAGAAGTAAAAGGATTGGTTTATACTGTTCAGGTTGGGGTTTATTCTAAGCCCATTTTAGCCAATCAATTATTTAATATACAACCGCTTTATTTTGAAAGAACACCAAATGGCTTGTATCGTTATACTTCAGGAATATTTGATAATCTCGAAATCGCCACTCAAGCCAAAGCTAATATTGTAGGAATTGGTGTAAAGGATGCGTTTGTGACTACTTATTTTAACGGTGCAAGAATTCCGGTAGAGCAAGCTAAAAAAATGGAAGCAGAGCAAGGCAAAGCGGTATTTGCAACTTCGAGTAACTTGAACAAAATGCCGGAGACCAATTCAAATGCAAAGATTACCGGCTTAAATACTGCTGTGCCAACAATTAAAATTGAAAAGCAAAATGCGACAGCAAATCCTACGCAAGGAAAAATTGCTTTGCCTGTTGAAGGCCTGAAAAATCAAGCAAACAATGACATTGTATTTAAGGTTCAAATCGGGGTATTCCGCTCGGAGGTTCCATTGGAAATTGCCGCAATTTTCCTAAAATTATCAAGCAGAGGAATTGATCATTATCAAACTTCCGACAGTTTAACTATTTATACCATTGGAAACTTAAGAGACATTAATTCTGCAAATAGTTTGAAAGACGAAGTTATTCAGGAAGGCCTACCGGATGCATTTGTGGTTGCATTTAAAGCGGGTAACAAAATGAAAATTGAGGATGCAATTAAAGAAGTAAACAGAAAATAA